In the Deinococcus radiophilus genome, one interval contains:
- a CDS encoding FAD-binding oxidoreductase, which yields MSILDLNLGDQTVTLSADTSCAELYDALPAGLLPPVPPLELPGGVGETVSRGGFGQTFFFPADVLGLTFMSPAGRRVQAGGRTVKNVQGYDLTRLFVGSFGVLGQAEQVTLRLRPGQWFQWTADRDAFPTDLPSTVRFAWLEQASSSARLRLLLSRPDPIHFPEAQPFKRVEDWRGGFPTGMGVAVSGRAQVTDRRFGWVDGTERPAVPPLFQRLADAL from the coding sequence ATGTCCATTCTTGATCTGAATCTGGGTGACCAGACCGTGACTCTGAGCGCGGATACTTCCTGTGCTGAGCTGTATGATGCCCTGCCTGCGGGGTTGCTGCCGCCTGTTCCACCCCTGGAATTGCCAGGTGGAGTAGGGGAGACGGTCAGTCGGGGTGGCTTTGGGCAGACTTTCTTCTTCCCGGCAGATGTTCTGGGCCTGACGTTCATGTCCCCAGCGGGGCGGCGGGTACAGGCTGGTGGACGTACGGTCAAGAACGTCCAAGGGTATGATCTGACGCGACTTTTCGTGGGAAGTTTCGGCGTCCTGGGTCAGGCTGAGCAGGTCACACTGCGGCTGCGGCCCGGCCAATGGTTCCAGTGGACAGCGGACAGAGACGCGTTTCCTACCGATCTTCCGTCTACCGTGCGGTTCGCCTGGCTGGAACAGGCTTCATCAAGTGCGCGGCTGCGCCTGCTGCTCAGCCGACCTGATCCAATTCATTTCCCAGAGGCGCAGCCCTTTAAGAGAGTAGAAGACTGGCGGGGAGGTTTTCCAACGGGGATGGGTGTGGCTGTCTCTGGTCGTGCACAGGTCACGGACCGCCGTTTTGGTTGGGTAGATGGGACAGAGCGGCCTGCTGTCCCTCCTCTGTTTCAGCGCCTGGCCGACGCTCTTTAG
- a CDS encoding YIP1 family protein produces MTLSDHIRRSMGDELKQSLAVLGRPSVQTFELFERRGGVNEALMYVLLASIVSALVAALMALMPWHADISPWTQFVNRLVGIPLQFGIFTGVVYWVGKQLFRGTGTYSEVAYTFALFFVPLSLISSALGWIPVVGWFIGLAISLAMIYYGYLAVQSSMNIRQGSNPALTLLVAAIITTLLNMLLFGTWWQGF; encoded by the coding sequence ATGACTCTCAGCGACCACATTCGCCGCTCCATGGGAGATGAGCTGAAGCAGAGCCTCGCCGTCCTGGGCCGCCCCAGCGTTCAGACCTTTGAACTCTTTGAGCGCCGCGGTGGGGTCAACGAAGCCCTGATGTATGTGCTACTGGCAAGTATCGTCTCGGCCTTGGTCGCTGCTCTGATGGCTTTGATGCCCTGGCACGCCGACATTTCCCCCTGGACCCAGTTCGTGAACCGTTTGGTAGGTATTCCACTGCAGTTCGGCATTTTTACCGGGGTGGTTTATTGGGTGGGCAAGCAATTGTTTCGGGGCACCGGCACTTACTCCGAGGTCGCTTACACTTTTGCGCTCTTCTTCGTTCCACTCAGCCTGATCAGCTCGGCACTGGGCTGGATTCCAGTGGTGGGCTGGTTCATCGGCCTGGCGATCTCGCTGGCCATGATCTATTACGGCTATCTGGCCGTGCAGTCTTCCATGAATATTCGCCAGGGCAGCAATCCAGCTCTTACCTTGTTGGTGGCAGCCATCATTACCACTTTGCTTAACATGCTGCTCTTTGGGACATGGTGGCAGGGATTTTAA
- a CDS encoding cysteine hydrolase family protein has protein sequence MTQPVQPHLDAVNTWLAERPTVTLSQEELGRSAVVVVDILNGFTREGPLGSPLIGGIIAPSAELLAQAVAAGLPPERVALMADAHPADAEEFQAYPPHCVAGTSEAEWVQEIRELPQFDHFKHFTKNSIASHHTPDFEAWLQTTAPDTLVVIGDVTDLCLYSLGLHLVTRSLHHGLSQRILFPASCAQTWDAPDHPAALYHPLFLYQLARNGGEVVSEVRWG, from the coding sequence ATGACTCAGCCTGTACAGCCCCACCTGGACGCCGTCAATACGTGGTTGGCCGAGCGGCCTACGGTGACCTTAAGCCAGGAAGAGCTTGGCCGCAGCGCCGTGGTCGTGGTGGATATCCTCAACGGCTTCACCCGTGAAGGACCGCTGGGGAGTCCACTGATTGGAGGCATCATTGCTCCCAGTGCCGAGCTTCTTGCTCAGGCCGTGGCAGCAGGCTTGCCACCGGAACGGGTCGCCCTGATGGCCGATGCACATCCCGCTGACGCTGAGGAGTTCCAGGCCTACCCACCACACTGCGTGGCTGGCACTTCTGAAGCGGAGTGGGTGCAGGAAATCCGTGAGTTGCCTCAGTTTGACCACTTCAAACACTTCACCAAGAACTCCATTGCCAGTCACCACACTCCAGATTTTGAGGCCTGGTTGCAAACCACTGCTCCCGACACCCTGGTGGTCATTGGCGATGTGACCGATTTGTGTCTCTACAGCCTGGGTCTACACTTGGTCACCCGCTCGCTTCATCATGGCTTGAGCCAGCGAATTCTGTTTCCGGCGAGTTGTGCCCAAACCTGGGATGCACCAGATCACCCAGCGGCGTTGTATCACCCACTGTTCCTGTATCAGTTGGCCCGCAATGGTGGCGAAGTGGTTTCTGAAGTGCGCTGGGGCTGA
- a CDS encoding Gfo/Idh/MocA family oxidoreductase — translation MSKPENRSARFALTGASGYIAPRHMKAIGDSGGQLIAALDPFDSVGILDSYSPDTEFFTQAEEFEKYLHQLRRDGQGIDYLSICSPNYLHDPHIRMALRSGADALCEKPIVLHPEDIDALKELEQETGQRVWTILQLRVHPALVALKERLDAEFAADPGLKKDVELSYVTGRGNWYMRSWKNRLEQSGGLATNIGVHFFDMLVWFFGDMQRLEVHERSETLVSGYLELERARVKWMLSIDTDYVPAELAAQGQRTYRSITVGGEEIEFSGGFTDLHTEVYKRTVAGQGFSLDDTRPAIEIVSQIRNLDLTQPSNETAHPLIGQRQ, via the coding sequence ATGAGTAAGCCTGAAAACCGTTCTGCACGATTTGCATTGACTGGCGCCAGTGGCTACATCGCTCCCCGCCACATGAAAGCCATTGGGGACAGTGGGGGCCAGTTGATCGCCGCCCTGGACCCTTTCGACTCGGTGGGCATTCTGGACAGCTATTCGCCCGACACGGAATTCTTCACTCAGGCAGAAGAATTCGAGAAATATCTGCACCAGTTGCGGCGTGACGGCCAGGGGATTGATTACCTGAGCATCTGCTCGCCTAACTACCTGCACGATCCGCATATCCGTATGGCCCTGCGCTCTGGCGCTGACGCGCTGTGCGAAAAGCCCATCGTTTTACATCCCGAAGACATTGACGCCCTTAAGGAGTTGGAGCAGGAGACTGGGCAGCGCGTCTGGACAATTTTGCAGCTGCGGGTTCACCCGGCGTTGGTGGCCCTCAAGGAGCGACTGGACGCCGAGTTTGCTGCCGACCCTGGCCTCAAGAAAGATGTGGAACTGTCGTATGTGACGGGCCGGGGCAACTGGTACATGCGCTCGTGGAAAAACCGCCTGGAACAAAGCGGCGGCCTGGCAACCAACATTGGCGTGCACTTCTTCGACATGCTGGTGTGGTTCTTCGGAGATATGCAGCGCCTAGAAGTCCATGAGCGCAGCGAAACCCTGGTCAGCGGCTACCTGGAGCTGGAGCGCGCCCGGGTCAAATGGATGCTGTCCATCGACACTGACTATGTGCCTGCCGAACTGGCGGCGCAGGGGCAGCGGACTTACCGTTCCATCACCGTGGGCGGGGAAGAGATCGAGTTCAGCGGCGGCTTTACCGACCTGCATACCGAGGTCTACAAGCGCACGGTTGCTGGGCAGGGCTTCTCGCTGGACGATACCCGACCCGCCATTGAAATCGTCAGTCAGATTCGTAACCTAGACCTGACCCAGCCCAGCAACGAAACTGCTCATCCTTTGATTGGTCAGCGTCAATGA
- a CDS encoding acyltransferase — protein sequence MSAKQGDKAGQSEYFVHESSYLDEGAQVGAGTKIWHFSHVSKGASIGERCSIGQNVFVAPGVQIGHGVKIQNNVSVYEGVILEDYVFCGPSMVFTNVKTPRSEFPRNTSDDYTPTIVKRGASIGANATVVTGITLHEGAFVAAGAVVTRDVPAYTIVAGVPAKAIGYMSASGDVLDFSSGDTVTDSTGHTYQRISETEIKRLS from the coding sequence ATGAGCGCTAAACAGGGCGATAAAGCGGGTCAATCAGAATATTTCGTTCACGAAAGCAGCTATCTGGATGAGGGTGCGCAAGTTGGCGCGGGAACCAAAATCTGGCACTTTAGCCATGTATCCAAAGGTGCCAGTATCGGTGAACGCTGCTCAATTGGACAAAACGTGTTTGTCGCGCCAGGCGTGCAAATCGGTCACGGCGTCAAGATTCAGAACAATGTCAGCGTCTACGAGGGCGTGATTCTGGAAGACTACGTCTTCTGCGGTCCCAGCATGGTGTTTACCAACGTCAAGACGCCCCGCAGTGAGTTCCCACGCAACACCAGTGACGACTACACTCCCACCATCGTCAAACGCGGAGCCAGCATCGGGGCGAATGCCACGGTGGTTACCGGCATTACGCTGCACGAGGGCGCGTTTGTGGCGGCAGGGGCCGTGGTCACCCGTGATGTCCCGGCCTATACCATCGTGGCAGGGGTTCCGGCCAAAGCCATCGGCTACATGAGTGCCAGCGGCGACGTGTTGGACTTCAGCAGTGGCGACACGGTGACTGACAGCACCGGACACACCTATCAGCGCATCAGCGAAACAGAGATAAAGAGGTTGTCATGA
- a CDS encoding DegT/DnrJ/EryC1/StrS family aminotransferase, translating into MSEIRIPILDLKPEIDELRPELLAAIERVLDRTDFIMGEDVGAFEKEVAEYLGVKHAIGVNSGTDALVIALRALDIGPGDEVITTPFTFFATAESISMVGAKPVFVDIDLNTLNMDVGGIEAAITGRTKAIMPVHLYGRPVDMGRVMALAEQHGLKVVEDCAQSFGARWQGQQTGTVGHMGAYSFFPSKNLGAYGDGGLIATDDDALADTARMLRVHGSRKKYHNETVGYNSRLDTMQAAILRVKLPHMDRANAHRRAVAERYNAAFADMSGLVTPEAVEGHSFHQYTLRVLDGRRDELQAALAEQGIGTMIYYPIPQDQLPIYKGQYPNYPHSEQAAQQALSLPMGHKLSEADQAEVIRAVREFFGA; encoded by the coding sequence ATGAGCGAAATCCGTATTCCCATTCTTGATCTGAAACCGGAGATTGACGAGCTACGCCCCGAGTTGCTGGCCGCCATTGAACGGGTGCTGGACCGTACCGATTTCATCATGGGTGAGGACGTGGGGGCCTTTGAGAAGGAAGTGGCCGAGTACCTGGGCGTCAAGCACGCCATTGGGGTGAACAGTGGCACCGACGCACTGGTCATCGCGCTGCGGGCGCTGGATATCGGCCCCGGTGATGAGGTCATCACCACGCCCTTCACCTTCTTTGCCACCGCCGAGAGCATCAGCATGGTGGGCGCCAAACCTGTCTTTGTCGATATTGACCTGAACACGCTGAATATGGATGTTGGAGGCATTGAAGCCGCTATCACGGGGCGCACCAAGGCGATCATGCCGGTTCACCTGTATGGCCGACCCGTAGACATGGGGCGGGTGATGGCGCTGGCCGAGCAACACGGCCTGAAAGTCGTGGAGGACTGCGCCCAGAGCTTTGGCGCACGCTGGCAGGGGCAGCAGACCGGAACCGTGGGACATATGGGGGCTTACTCGTTCTTTCCCAGCAAGAACCTGGGCGCGTACGGCGACGGCGGCCTGATCGCCACGGACGACGACGCCCTGGCCGACACCGCCCGGATGCTGCGTGTGCACGGCAGCCGCAAGAAGTACCACAATGAGACGGTGGGTTACAACAGCCGCCTAGATACCATGCAGGCTGCTATCCTGCGCGTCAAACTGCCGCATATGGACCGTGCCAATGCTCACCGCCGCGCCGTGGCCGAGCGCTACAACGCCGCCTTTGCCGACATGAGCGGCTTAGTGACGCCCGAAGCGGTGGAGGGCCATTCCTTTCACCAGTACACCCTGCGCGTGCTGGATGGTCGCCGCGACGAACTGCAAGCGGCGCTGGCCGAGCAGGGTATCGGGACCATGATCTATTATCCGATTCCGCAGGACCAGTTGCCCATCTACAAGGGGCAGTATCCAAACTACCCGCACAGTGAGCAGGCGGCGCAGCAAGCCCTCAGCCTGCCGATGGGCCACAAGCTGAGCGAGGCTGACCAAGCCGAAGTGATCCGCGCCGTGAGAGAATTTTTCGGCGCATGA
- a CDS encoding lipopolysaccharide biosynthesis protein, whose protein sequence is MTLQRAMTSPMVRRVGTLMGGTLAGQLAVFAVTPLLTRLYSPAAFSDFGLYMAISGIFSVLATLRLEAAVPIARTDTDAVGLTRLAIRSSVGVALIAAFFTALALHLGWFTSSANPWGLAVVVGVSVWLIGAFQALTALSIRRDEFGQIARAKTTQGMGLAAGQVILGLLSPSSLAFTAGDAGGRLAGLGQLLRGYRQAAEGTTFTSSARLLGVYREFPLYSMPAAGINALGSQAPILLLGLAFAPALAGLYVFANRLVAVPVGLIARTLSQVYLGEVGHVQARGGALQPVLTRYLLAALLAAGLGAGLVLLTAPWLVPWLFGEQWLAALPVLNALLLLAVIQVPASAVSQTLNATGHNRWQLAWDTGRLLAVVLAFVVAWQRGLDLAQTVWLYAGVSAACYAALIVAAYASLNRPGRPTPSPHEPLAQEEVP, encoded by the coding sequence ATGACCCTGCAGCGGGCCATGACCAGCCCGATGGTGCGGCGAGTGGGAACCCTGATGGGCGGCACACTCGCCGGTCAACTGGCTGTGTTTGCGGTCACGCCTTTGCTGACGCGGCTGTATTCGCCTGCGGCCTTCAGTGATTTTGGGCTGTATATGGCGATTTCAGGTATTTTTTCTGTCCTTGCCACGCTGAGGCTAGAAGCGGCTGTGCCGATTGCGCGTACGGATACGGACGCGGTGGGGCTGACCCGCCTGGCCATTCGGTCAAGTGTGGGAGTGGCCCTGATCGCTGCATTCTTTACAGCGCTGGCTTTGCACTTGGGCTGGTTTACTTCGTCTGCCAATCCTTGGGGGCTGGCTGTGGTGGTGGGGGTGTCGGTCTGGTTGATTGGGGCTTTTCAGGCGCTGACCGCCCTGAGCATTCGCCGTGACGAGTTCGGGCAGATTGCCCGTGCCAAGACCACTCAGGGGATGGGTCTGGCTGCTGGGCAGGTGATACTGGGCCTGCTCAGTCCATCCTCGCTGGCTTTTACTGCGGGCGACGCTGGCGGGCGCTTGGCCGGACTGGGGCAACTGCTGAGAGGTTACCGTCAAGCGGCTGAAGGTACCACATTCACATCATCCGCAAGGCTATTGGGCGTGTACCGAGAGTTCCCGCTTTATTCCATGCCTGCCGCTGGGATCAACGCTTTAGGATCACAGGCTCCGATCCTGTTGCTAGGCCTGGCCTTCGCGCCTGCGTTGGCAGGCCTCTATGTCTTTGCCAACCGTTTGGTGGCTGTCCCCGTGGGGCTCATTGCGCGCACCTTAAGTCAGGTCTATCTAGGGGAAGTGGGCCATGTTCAGGCCAGAGGAGGGGCGCTGCAACCGGTGTTGACCCGCTATTTGCTGGCCGCACTTTTGGCAGCGGGGTTGGGCGCTGGCCTGGTCCTCCTGACCGCGCCCTGGCTGGTGCCCTGGCTCTTTGGTGAACAGTGGTTGGCGGCCTTGCCTGTACTGAATGCTTTATTGTTATTGGCTGTCATTCAGGTTCCAGCCTCGGCGGTATCGCAGACGCTCAATGCCACCGGGCATAACCGCTGGCAGCTGGCCTGGGACACGGGGCGGCTGCTGGCCGTGGTGCTGGCCTTTGTGGTGGCCTGGCAGCGCGGGCTAGACCTCGCGCAGACGGTGTGGCTGTACGCTGGTGTGAGTGCAGCTTGCTACGCTGCCCTGATCGTCGCTGCTTATGCCAGCCTGAACCGCCCTGGCCGCCCCACGCCCTCCCCACACGAACCGCTCGCACAGGAGGAAGTCCCATGA
- a CDS encoding glycosyltransferase — MKILHLTTAHADDDVRIYVKEAASLAQHYDTALIAPRRSERVYGDITYLPLTPAHSRAERLLLQREALRLVEQFGPDVVHLHDPELLFLGLYLRARGVKVVWDVHEDLPRQVLHKPWIPARLRGATSVAAKGFEAVAGLAFDQIVPVTDSIAEAFPAHKVVKVQNFPILGELGEPKQTNPEAPIRTFVHAGGLTSVRGIFEITEAIGQLNEQLGKDARLLLIGKFESSAFEEKCRESAGWSYVDYHPWVDRKKLAALLAGADAGVVTFLPVPNHTSSQPNKLFEYMSLGLPLIASNFDLWKELIEIKGSGVLVDPERPQEIAQAMAWMVDHPAEARAMGMKGRHAVETEFNWDAEFTKLLDMYRRLETL; from the coding sequence ATGAAGATTTTGCACCTAACGACCGCCCACGCCGACGATGATGTCCGCATCTATGTCAAAGAAGCGGCGTCTTTGGCCCAGCACTACGATACCGCCCTAATCGCCCCGCGCCGCAGCGAGCGTGTCTACGGGGACATCACCTATCTGCCGCTGACTCCGGCCCACAGCCGAGCAGAGCGTTTGCTGCTTCAGCGTGAAGCCCTGCGCTTGGTGGAACAGTTCGGGCCGGACGTGGTGCATCTACATGACCCGGAACTGCTGTTTTTGGGCCTATACCTGCGTGCCAGGGGCGTCAAGGTGGTCTGGGATGTCCACGAGGATTTGCCGCGTCAGGTGCTGCACAAGCCTTGGATTCCTGCACGTCTGCGGGGAGCGACCTCAGTGGCGGCCAAAGGGTTTGAGGCGGTTGCCGGACTCGCCTTCGATCAGATTGTGCCGGTCACAGACAGCATTGCGGAAGCATTTCCCGCGCATAAGGTTGTCAAAGTTCAGAACTTCCCGATTCTGGGCGAACTTGGAGAGCCAAAACAGACCAACCCTGAAGCGCCCATCCGCACCTTCGTACACGCTGGGGGGTTGACCAGCGTACGCGGCATTTTTGAGATCACCGAAGCCATCGGTCAGCTGAATGAACAGCTGGGCAAGGATGCCCGTTTGTTGCTGATCGGCAAGTTCGAATCGTCAGCCTTTGAGGAAAAGTGTCGGGAGAGCGCGGGCTGGTCCTATGTGGACTATCACCCCTGGGTAGACCGGAAAAAATTGGCTGCGCTGTTGGCCGGAGCCGACGCGGGTGTGGTGACATTCTTGCCTGTCCCGAATCATACGTCTTCGCAACCGAACAAGTTATTTGAGTACATGTCACTGGGCCTACCACTGATCGCGTCTAACTTTGACCTTTGGAAAGAACTGATCGAGATAAAGGGCAGTGGCGTATTGGTTGATCCTGAGCGGCCGCAGGAGATTGCACAGGCCATGGCCTGGATGGTGGATCACCCCGCAGAGGCGCGGGCGATGGGTATGAAAGGGCGGCATGCCGTCGAAACAGAGTTCAACTGGGACGCCGAATTTACCAAGCTCCTGGACATGTACCGTAGGCTGGAAACGCTATGA
- the wecB gene encoding non-hydrolyzing UDP-N-acetylglucosamine 2-epimerase has protein sequence MKILTVIGARPQFIKAAALAHAAKERAGVQELLLHTGQHYDPNMSDVFFDELGIPAPAYHLGIGSGPHGAQTGQMLAEIEKVLLQEKPDWLLVYGDTNSTLAGAVAAAKLHIPVAHVEAGLRSFNKRMPEEVNRILTDHVSAALFVPTQTAVQHLSAEGLAGPQVHVVGDVMYDVALTMAERAKAHSTVLERLGVQPGGYVLSTIHRAENTDVPERLAAIVGGLALVAQELPVILPLHPRTRKLAAEQGLDFGGIQVTNPVGYLDMVRLEQAAAVIATDSGGVQKEAYFYGVPCVTMRDETEWTELVESGWNRLVTPTSAQTVRDEVLAARGRRGEEGQLYGDGQAAGRILDILMQGPT, from the coding sequence ATGAAAATCCTAACTGTCATCGGTGCACGTCCTCAATTCATCAAAGCAGCGGCTTTGGCTCATGCCGCGAAGGAGCGTGCAGGCGTGCAGGAACTCTTGCTGCACACTGGCCAGCACTACGACCCCAACATGAGCGACGTGTTTTTTGACGAGCTGGGCATTCCGGCTCCGGCGTACCATCTGGGGATCGGGTCGGGGCCACACGGCGCACAGACCGGGCAAATGCTGGCCGAAATCGAAAAAGTGCTGCTGCAGGAAAAGCCTGACTGGTTGCTGGTCTACGGCGACACCAACAGCACCCTGGCCGGAGCGGTGGCTGCCGCCAAGCTGCATATTCCCGTGGCCCACGTCGAAGCGGGCCTACGGTCTTTCAACAAGCGGATGCCCGAAGAAGTCAACCGTATCCTGACCGATCATGTCAGTGCGGCGCTGTTTGTGCCGACGCAGACGGCGGTTCAGCACCTCTCGGCAGAGGGCCTAGCTGGCCCACAGGTGCATGTCGTGGGCGACGTGATGTATGACGTGGCCCTCACGATGGCAGAGCGGGCCAAAGCTCACAGCACGGTGCTGGAACGCCTCGGCGTGCAGCCGGGGGGGTACGTTCTGAGTACCATCCACCGCGCCGAGAACACTGACGTGCCAGAGCGACTGGCGGCCATTGTGGGCGGTCTGGCGCTGGTGGCCCAGGAATTGCCCGTGATCTTGCCGCTGCACCCGCGCACGCGCAAGCTAGCCGCTGAGCAGGGACTGGACTTTGGCGGCATTCAGGTGACTAACCCGGTGGGCTACCTGGACATGGTGCGCCTGGAGCAAGCGGCGGCGGTGATCGCCACCGATTCGGGCGGCGTGCAAAAAGAAGCCTATTTCTATGGCGTGCCCTGCGTCACCATGCGCGACGAAACCGAGTGGACCGAGCTGGTTGAGTCCGGCTGGAATAGGCTGGTTACGCCCACTTCGGCGCAGACGGTGCGTGATGAGGTGTTGGCCGCCCGTGGCCGCCGGGGTGAAGAGGGCCAGCTCTACGGCGACGGTCAGGCCGCAGGCCGCATCCTGGACATTTTGATGCAGGGGCCGACATGA
- a CDS encoding glycosyltransferase family 4 protein, which yields MTLQVWMVNHYALAPDQAGGTRHYTLARHMQAQDIDTTIFASSVDYTTRQDRRLAADETRKVVTEGEVRFVWLKTPAYSGNGVGRGLNMLAFLRQVLSQPLGDLPRPDVVIGSSPHLFGAFAGYLLARRFRVPFVMEVRDIWPKTLTDLGGMSEKHPLIMVFAALEKFLYRRSDAVMSLLQGAGEHIQAVAGRKVPLIWIPNGVDTALFGAAQAFPAGKFRAVYAGAHGLANSLDTLIEAAEILQRGGHDLEIQLVGDGPDKPRLKELAASKGIKNVIFSDPVPKAEMGKVLAGAHACIMPLLNSPVFEHGVSPNKLFDYLASERPVIFAINTSYNAVDQAQAGITIPPEDPQALADALLRLSRLPESERRAMGERGRAYVEEHHDMRRLARRLGNALWVLSRRNS from the coding sequence ATGACCCTCCAGGTCTGGATGGTGAACCACTACGCCCTGGCCCCAGATCAGGCAGGGGGGACGCGGCACTATACGCTGGCCCGTCACATGCAGGCGCAGGACATTGACACCACTATTTTTGCCAGCAGCGTGGATTACACCACCCGCCAAGATCGCCGCCTTGCAGCAGATGAAACGCGCAAAGTGGTGACCGAAGGCGAGGTGCGCTTCGTTTGGCTCAAGACGCCTGCCTATAGTGGCAACGGCGTGGGACGGGGCCTGAACATGCTGGCCTTTTTGCGTCAGGTGTTGTCGCAGCCATTGGGTGACCTGCCCAGACCCGACGTGGTGATCGGCTCCAGCCCGCACTTGTTCGGGGCCTTTGCTGGGTATCTGCTGGCGCGGCGGTTCCGCGTTCCCTTTGTCATGGAAGTGCGTGATATCTGGCCTAAGACGCTGACAGATCTGGGCGGCATGTCTGAAAAGCATCCCCTGATCATGGTGTTCGCGGCGCTTGAAAAGTTTCTGTATCGTCGGAGTGATGCGGTGATGTCGCTGCTGCAAGGGGCAGGCGAACATATTCAAGCTGTTGCTGGGCGAAAAGTGCCGCTGATCTGGATTCCCAATGGGGTGGATACAGCGCTGTTCGGGGCAGCTCAGGCTTTTCCAGCGGGCAAGTTTCGTGCTGTGTACGCTGGAGCGCACGGCTTGGCAAACAGCTTGGACACCCTCATAGAAGCGGCGGAGATTCTTCAGCGGGGCGGACATGATCTGGAGATCCAACTGGTCGGGGATGGGCCGGACAAGCCCCGTTTGAAGGAACTGGCCGCCAGTAAGGGGATAAAGAATGTGATATTCAGCGATCCGGTCCCCAAAGCGGAGATGGGAAAGGTGCTGGCGGGCGCACATGCCTGCATCATGCCGCTGCTGAATTCGCCCGTATTCGAGCATGGTGTCAGCCCCAACAAATTGTTTGACTATCTGGCGTCTGAGCGCCCAGTAATTTTTGCGATCAATACTTCATACAACGCGGTGGATCAAGCCCAGGCCGGAATCACCATTCCACCCGAAGACCCACAGGCATTGGCGGACGCCCTACTGAGGCTCTCGCGCTTGCCCGAATCCGAGCGACGGGCCATGGGCGAGCGCGGGCGGGCCTACGTCGAGGAGCATCACGACATGCGCAGACTGGCGCGCCGATTGGGAAATGCGCTCTGGGTGCTGAGCCGAAGGAATTCCTGA